In Thioflexithrix psekupsensis, the following are encoded in one genomic region:
- the hrcA gene encoding heat-inducible transcriptional repressor HrcA, whose translation MSEHQINKPVNKTDTSQLSERAAHLFRALVERYIRDGQPVGSRTLSRELAWDLSPATIRNVMADLEDMGLIFSPHTSSGRVPTPLGYRFFIDTLLQVKPLQQQEEALLRQRFKTHLPSLPNAKTVLAYTSDLLSEMTRFAGVVMLPRRRAKVLRHIEFLMLGKNRVLAILVLNDGEVQNRFIETTRDYSPSELERVSHYLNAAFGGQSVDQVRQSLLQELQEAQRDLDESLQWAMTTTRQALDDVEAEQSDLVLTGQINLMDVDELCRVDKLRELFVAFNEKQEILGLLDQALTGEGVQIFIGGESGYSVFDDCSVVAAPYGLAGEVIGVLGVIGPTRMNYDRVIPIVDLTAQLLGSALHQGSQN comes from the coding sequence ATGTCTGAACATCAAATCAATAAACCAGTCAATAAAACGGACACATCCCAACTTTCCGAACGAGCGGCGCATTTATTTCGAGCGTTGGTGGAACGCTACATTCGTGACGGGCAGCCGGTGGGTTCACGAACGCTGTCACGGGAATTAGCGTGGGATTTGAGTCCAGCGACGATTCGTAACGTCATGGCCGATTTAGAAGACATGGGCTTAATTTTTTCGCCGCATACTTCATCAGGGCGTGTGCCGACACCTTTGGGGTATCGTTTTTTTATCGATACCCTGTTACAAGTCAAACCCTTACAACAACAAGAAGAAGCCCTGTTGCGTCAACGATTTAAAACCCACTTGCCCAGTTTACCAAATGCCAAAACCGTGTTGGCTTACACGTCAGATTTATTGTCCGAAATGACCCGCTTTGCAGGCGTAGTCATGTTGCCACGGCGACGGGCAAAAGTATTGCGTCACATTGAATTTTTAATGTTGGGAAAAAATCGCGTATTGGCGATTTTAGTGTTAAATGATGGCGAAGTACAAAATCGTTTCATTGAAACCACCCGCGATTATTCTCCCTCAGAATTAGAACGAGTGAGTCACTATTTAAATGCGGCTTTTGGCGGGCAGTCGGTGGATCAAGTGCGTCAGTCTTTATTGCAGGAATTACAAGAAGCGCAGCGCGATCTGGACGAATCTCTACAATGGGCAATGACCACCACCCGCCAAGCCTTAGACGATGTGGAAGCCGAACAAAGCGATTTGGTCTTGACGGGACAAATTAATTTAATGGATGTGGATGAATTGTGTCGTGTGGATAAATTGCGCGAATTATTCGTGGCGTTTAATGAGAAACAAGAAATATTAGGCTTATTAGATCAAGCCTTAACGGGCGAAGGCGTGCAAATTTTTATTGGTGGAGAATCGGGTTATTCCGTTTTTGATGATTGTAGCGTCGTGGCTGCGCCTTATGGATTAGCGGGGGAAGTGATTGGTGTATTAGGCGTGATTGGGCCAACGCGCATGAATTATGATCGGGTGATTCCCATTGTCGATTTAACCGCGCAATTGTTGGGATCGGCACTGCATCAAGGATCGCAAAATTAA
- the mreC gene encoding rod shape-determining protein MreC, giving the protein MPICCTWGVFVIKQPLFLHVPSPTIKLILFASLSLGLMMADHHEVEYIDTARAQLAVPVYALQYLVDLPGRIAEEVSSRMRDRELLLADSRHLRQQNLKLQAMLQKFQDLQLENERLRSLLDSTPNVGERVLIAEVLAVEVDPFARKMVINKGTYHGVKKGQPLLDAHGVMGQVIEATHFSSVVMLVTDPDHALPVQIARTGLRTIAVGLGAINRLTLLYLPNNADIQPGDRLITSGIGGQFPPGYPVGEVMEVSLDIGQPYAQVQAKPSSLLERNREVLLVWRDEPPLPPPPAPPDDIDDIVPAQP; this is encoded by the coding sequence TTGCCTATTTGCTGTACGTGGGGAGTTTTTGTTATTAAACAGCCGCTTTTTTTACATGTCCCATCACCAACGATTAAATTGATTTTATTTGCCAGTTTGTCGCTGGGATTAATGATGGCGGATCATCATGAAGTGGAATATATCGATACTGCCCGTGCGCAATTGGCGGTGCCGGTGTATGCGCTGCAATATTTGGTGGATTTGCCGGGTCGGATTGCTGAAGAAGTGTCCAGTCGAATGCGAGATCGGGAATTGCTATTGGCAGACAGTCGTCATTTACGCCAGCAAAATCTGAAATTACAAGCCATGTTACAGAAATTTCAAGATTTACAGTTGGAAAATGAACGGCTACGCTCTTTACTCGATTCTACGCCAAATGTTGGGGAACGGGTGTTGATTGCGGAGGTTTTGGCGGTTGAGGTTGATCCCTTCGCCCGTAAAATGGTGATTAACAAAGGCACTTATCATGGGGTAAAAAAGGGACAACCTTTGTTAGATGCGCATGGCGTTATGGGACAGGTGATTGAAGCGACACATTTTTCTAGTGTGGTGATGTTGGTGACTGATCCGGATCATGCTTTGCCGGTGCAGATTGCGCGCACGGGCTTGCGTACTATTGCGGTGGGTTTGGGGGCGATCAATCGTTTAACTTTGTTATATTTGCCGAATAATGCGGACATTCAACCCGGAGATCGTCTGATTACCTCTGGGATTGGGGGACAATTTCCACCGGGTTATCCAGTGGGCGAGGTGATGGAGGTGAGTTTAGACATTGGTCAGCCTTATGCGCAAGTGCAGGCTAAACCCAGTTCTTTGTTGGAACGTAACCGTGAAGTGTTACTTGTTTGGCGTGATGAGCCGCCATTGCCACCGCCCCCTGCTCCCCCCGATGACATCGACGACATCGTTCCCGCACAACCTTAA
- the mreD gene encoding rod shape-determining protein MreD: MSVEKHQGGWVIVTSFVLALMLSIVPLPVWAVEWRPDWVAMALIYWCIATPQRVSVATGWTVGLVQDVLSNVLLGQHALSLSIVAYFSVQMHRQVRIFPVWQQAMFVALLIVGSRFPELWIRGTLNYPSLGWAFALPAVTSLILWPWLFILLRDLRRYYRVM, translated from the coding sequence ATGAGTGTTGAAAAACATCAAGGTGGCTGGGTGATTGTCACCAGTTTTGTGCTTGCGTTGATGTTATCGATTGTGCCGTTGCCGGTGTGGGCGGTGGAATGGCGGCCAGATTGGGTGGCGATGGCGTTGATTTATTGGTGTATTGCAACTCCGCAACGTGTGAGTGTGGCGACGGGGTGGACGGTGGGTTTGGTACAAGATGTGTTAAGTAATGTGTTACTCGGACAACATGCGTTAAGTTTGAGTATAGTGGCTTATTTTAGTGTACAAATGCACCGTCAAGTGCGTATTTTTCCCGTGTGGCAACAGGCCATGTTTGTGGCGTTGTTGATTGTTGGCAGTCGTTTTCCGGAGTTATGGATTCGCGGTACGTTGAATTATCCCTCGTTGGGTTGGGCGTTTGCGTTGCCTGCTGTGACCAGTTTAATTTTATGGCCGTGGTTGTTTATTTTGCTGAGAGATTTAAGACGGTATTATCGGGTGATGTGA
- a CDS encoding ion transporter, with protein MANIFSKEIRTVVGEWVESPRIQAIIVLIIVFNAVTLGLETSEAIVAKYGFILSFIDSFILGIFILEILLKLYAFGWRFFKSGWNIFDFVIVAIALMPSSGSLSVLRALRILRILRLISFISQLRLIVEALLKSLPGIASIAGLVLLMFYVSAVISTRMFGESFPEFFGTIGASMYTLFQVMTLESWSAGVARPVMELYPYAWLFFIPFILFTTFTMLNLFVAIIVDTMQQVHKKDRDAAQQLIQEAQQAAESEQQLLLKEIQGLKGELKELRLLLEKRPISD; from the coding sequence ATGGCAAATATTTTTAGTAAAGAAATCAGAACGGTTGTCGGTGAATGGGTAGAATCACCGCGAATTCAGGCGATTATTGTCCTGATTATTGTTTTTAATGCCGTCACTTTGGGGTTAGAAACGTCAGAGGCAATTGTGGCAAAATATGGTTTTATTTTAAGTTTTATTGATAGCTTTATTTTGGGGATTTTTATCTTAGAAATTCTGCTGAAATTATACGCATTTGGTTGGCGTTTTTTTAAGAGTGGTTGGAATATTTTTGATTTTGTGATTGTGGCGATTGCGCTCATGCCGTCGAGTGGTTCTTTATCCGTATTGCGGGCATTGCGGATTTTACGGATTTTGCGCTTGATTTCTTTTATCAGTCAATTGCGCTTGATTGTTGAGGCGTTGTTAAAATCATTACCGGGCATTGCGTCGATTGCGGGCTTGGTTTTACTGATGTTTTATGTGTCTGCGGTGATCAGTACGCGGATGTTTGGTGAGAGTTTTCCGGAGTTTTTTGGCACAATTGGCGCGTCCATGTATACCTTATTCCAAGTCATGACTTTGGAAAGTTGGTCGGCGGGGGTCGCTCGTCCTGTCATGGAACTATATCCTTATGCGTGGTTATTTTTTATTCCGTTTATTTTATTCACTACTTTTACCATGCTTAACTTATTTGTGGCGATTATTGTCGATACCATGCAGCAAGTGCATAAGAAAGATCGAGATGCAGCGCAACAATTGATTCAAGAAGCACAACAAGCTGCCGAAAGTGAACAGCAATTATTGTTAAAAGAAATTCAAGGATTAAAAGGTGAATTGAAGGAATTACGGTTATTATTAGAAAAACGGCCGATCTCTGATTAA
- a CDS encoding rod shape-determining protein, translating into MFKRLRGLFSNDLSIDLGTANTLIYVRGQGIVLNEPSVVAIRQGRESNGAKSIAAVGAEAKLMLGRTPGHITAIRPMKDGVIADFTVTEKMLQYFIRRVHENRFLRPSPRVLICVPCGSTQVERRAIRESAQGAGAREVHLIEEPMAAAIGAGMPVSEATGSMVLDIGGGTTEVGVLSLNGIVYSESIRVGGDRFDEAIVGYVRRHYSTLIGEATAEYVKHQIGSAFPLREIREVHVRGRNLAEGIPRSIKLNSNEVLEALQEPLQQIVGAVKTALEKIPPELGSDVAEKGMVLTGGGALLPGIDRLLMEETGLPVILADDPLTCVARGGGRALEMIEEHGVDVFALDS; encoded by the coding sequence ATGTTTAAACGCTTACGCGGTCTGTTTTCCAACGATTTATCTATCGATTTGGGGACAGCGAATACCTTAATTTATGTTCGCGGTCAGGGCATTGTGTTAAATGAACCGTCGGTGGTGGCGATTCGGCAAGGTCGAGAAAGTAACGGCGCAAAATCAATTGCGGCGGTTGGAGCTGAAGCCAAATTAATGTTGGGACGCACACCGGGACATATCACGGCCATTCGTCCTATGAAAGATGGGGTGATTGCTGATTTCACCGTTACCGAAAAAATGTTGCAGTATTTTATTCGTAGGGTACATGAAAATCGTTTTTTGCGGCCGAGTCCGCGGGTGTTAATTTGTGTGCCGTGCGGTTCGACCCAAGTAGAACGTCGTGCCATCCGCGAATCCGCACAAGGCGCAGGCGCACGTGAGGTGCATTTGATTGAAGAACCCATGGCCGCGGCGATTGGCGCAGGAATGCCCGTCAGTGAAGCCACGGGATCAATGGTTCTGGACATCGGCGGCGGCACAACTGAGGTCGGTGTGTTGTCGTTAAACGGGATTGTTTATTCTGAATCTATTCGTGTGGGTGGGGATCGTTTTGATGAGGCGATTGTGGGTTATGTGCGTCGTCATTACAGTACGTTGATCGGGGAAGCCACGGCTGAATATGTAAAACATCAAATTGGTTCTGCATTTCCTTTGCGCGAAATTCGGGAAGTCCATGTTCGCGGTCGTAATTTGGCCGAGGGGATTCCGCGTAGTATTAAATTAAACAGCAATGAAGTGTTAGAAGCTCTGCAAGAACCTTTGCAACAAATCGTCGGCGCAGTGAAAACCGCTTTAGAAAAAATTCCCCCCGAATTGGGATCAGATGTGGCTGAAAAAGGCATGGTTTTAACGGGAGGTGGTGCGTTATTACCGGGTATTGATCGTTTATTGATGGAAGAAACGGGTTTACCGGTGATTTTAGCGGATGATCCGTTGACTTGTGTTGCACGTGGGGGTGGCCGCGCTTTGGAAATGATTGAAGAACATGGTGTGGATGTGTTTGCTTTAGATTCTTAA